One genomic window of Sardina pilchardus chromosome 15, fSarPil1.1, whole genome shotgun sequence includes the following:
- the LOC134101909 gene encoding torsin-1A-interacting protein 2-like isoform X4 — protein sequence MDSSHSVEGLDAGKDGESTEKESQDHRSSTEVKSTPSDVDSAAEDLRQMESDRAEENKAGEGGDEANTAGADVVALRPDSGDQEGLATEALHDLTATFLTSLPETVGAETVREDGEETHSVSAGQGAGGDMVVVLDGKAPNTNEQQTSAGEDGESTEKESQDHRSSTAVKSTPSAAEDLRQTESDRAEENKAGEGGDEANTAGADVAALRPDSGDQEGLATEALHDLTATFLTSLPETVGAETVREDGEETHSVSAGQGAGGDMVVVLDGKAPNTNEQQTSAGEDGESTEKESQDHRSSTAVKSTPSAAEDLRQTESDRAEENKAGEGGDEANTAGANVAALRPDSGDQEGLATEDAEIQSEDASDKTKTKTETPPAEAAPTAGCDTGDTGSRSKKPKEHEGITQTTEVEETEQRAPPTLNNQQSTQHLPVGLAIGAVLLLVFAVFVPCLWPAPEPEKPNLDKVEVFREEMAKVERSFRNQRSELWRRSRIHLQRHLKSAKPSEPVSLILVGGRKAERTLKCLAAHLAKAFSSSLNGSVLQVDGSSLANMDHDQVKLDLDNQLKDAFEGDKPAAVIHRLEELPPSSTLIFYRYCDHENAAYKDPLLAFTVLLPQDAVDPEFSISQVEEMAHSHLHDKYLTSDQPDTFDRMDVDKLSGLWSRISHLILPVNVEEHMEKGGCDWE from the exons ATGGACTCCAGTCACTCTGTTGAAG GCCTGGATGcaggaaaagatggagagagcaccGAAAAGGAATCACAAGATCATCGATCCTCCACGGAAGTGAAATCAACACCATCAG ATGTGGATTCAGCAGCAGAGGACCTGAGACAGATGGAGTCAGACAGAGCTGAAGAAAATaaagcaggagaaggaggagatgaAGCAAACACGGCAGGAGCCGATGTGGTTGCTTTAAGACCAGACTCAGGTGATCAAGAAGGACTTGCAACAGAAG CTTTACATGACCTTACAGCCACATTTCTGACTTCTCTACCGGAAACGGTAGGTGCAGAAACTGTGCgtgaagatggagaagagaCCCATTCAGTGTCTGCTGGACAAGGAGCAGGAGGTGACATGGTCGTAG TCCTGGATGGAAAGGCGCCGAACACCAATGAGCAGCAGACAAGTgctggagaggatggagagagcacCGAAAAGGAATCACAAGATCATCGATCCTCCACGGCAGTGAAATCAACACCATCAG CAGCAGAGgacctgagacagacagagtcagacagagctgaagaaaataaagcaggagaaggaggagatgaAGCAAACACGGCAGGAGCCGATGTGGCTGCTTTAAGACCAGACTCAGGTGATCAAGAAGGACTTGCAACAGAAG CTTTACATGACCTTACAGCCACATTTCTGACTTCTCTACCGGAAACGGTAGGTGCAGAAACTGTGCgtgaagatggagaagagaCCCATTCAGTGTCTGCTGGACAAGGAGCAGGAGGTGACATGGTCGTAG TCCTGGATGGAAAGGCGCCGAACACCAATGAGCAGCAGACAAGTgctggagaggatggagagagcacCGAAAAGGAATCACAAGATCATCGATCCTCCACGGCAGTGAAATCAACACCATCAG CAGCAGAGgacctgagacagacagagtcagacagagctgaagaaaataaagcaggagaaggaggagatgaAGCAAACACGGCAGGAGCCAATGTGGCTGCTTTAAGACCAGACTCAGGTGATCAAGAAGGACTTGCAACAGAAG ATGCAGAAATTCAAAGTGAAGATGcatcagacaaaacaaaaaccaaaacagAGACCCCTCCTGCAGAAGCAGCACCAACAGCAGGATGTGACACTG GTGATACCGGATCGAGAAGCAAAAAGCCTAAGGAACACGAAGGAATAACACAGACAACAGAAGTGGAAGAGACCGAACAGAGAGCTCCTCCAACactcaacaatcaacaatcaacacaacact TACCGGTGGGGCTGGCTATAGGAGCAGTGTTACTCCTGGTGTTCGCTGTGTTTGTTCCATGTCTTTGGCCCGCTCCTGAGCCAGAAAAGCCAAACCTGGACAAAGTAGAAGTGTTCCGGGAGGAGATGGCGAAGGTTGAACGGAGCTTCCGCAATCAGCGGTCAGAGCTGTGGAGGCGCAGCCGTATACACCTCCAGCGCCACCTGAAGTCCGCCAAGCCCAGCGAGCCTGTCAGCCTGATCTTGGTGGGGGGCCGAAAGGCAGAAAGGACCCTGAAGTGCCTGGCTGCACATCTGGCTAAAGCCTTCTCCTCGTCCCTCAATGGATCTGTGCTTCAGGTGGACGGTAGCAGTCTGGCCAACATGGACCACGACCAG GTGAAGCTGGACCTGGACAACCAGCTGAAAGACGCCTTTGAGGGCGACAAGCCGGCTGCCGTCATCCACCGTCTGGAAGAGCTGCCGCCGAGCTCCACGCTCATCTTCTACCGCTACTGCGACCACGAGAACGCCGCCTACAAGGATCCTCTCCTGGCCTTCACCGTGCTCCTGCCGCAGGACGCCGTGGATCCCGAGTTCAGCATCAGCCAAGTGGAAGAGATGGCGCACAGCCACCTCCACGACAAGTACCTGACCTCAGATCAGCCGGACACTTTTGACAGAATGGACGTGGACAAGCTGAGTGGGCTGTGGAGCCGCATATCCCACCTCATACTGCCTGTGAATGTGGAGGAGCACATGGAGAAAGGGGGCTGTGACTGGGAGTGA
- the LOC134101909 gene encoding torsin-1A-interacting protein 2-like isoform X3, translated as MDSSHSVEGLDAGKDGESTEKESQDHRSSTEVKSTPSDVDSAAEDLRQMESDRAEENKAGEGGDEANTAGADVVALRPDSGDQEGLATEALHDLTATFLTSLPETVGAETVREDGEETHSVSAGQGAGGDMVVVLDGKAPNTNEQQTSAGEDGESTEKESQDHRSSTAVKSTPSAAEDLRQTESDRAEENKAGEGGDEANTAGADVAALRPDSGDQEGLATEALHDLTATFLTSLPETVGAETVREDGEETHSVSAGQGAGGDMVVVLDGKAPNTNEQQTSAGEDGESTEKESQDHRSSTAVKSTPSAEDLRQTESDRAEENKAGEGGDEANTAGANVAALRPDSGDQEGLATEADAEIQSEDASDKTKTKTETPPAEAAPTAGCDTGDTGSRSKKPKEHEGITQTTEVEETEQRAPPTLNNQQSTQHLPVGLAIGAVLLLVFAVFVPCLWPAPEPEKPNLDKVEVFREEMAKVERSFRNQRSELWRRSRIHLQRHLKSAKPSEPVSLILVGGRKAERTLKCLAAHLAKAFSSSLNGSVLQVDGSSLANMDHDQVKLDLDNQLKDAFEGDKPAAVIHRLEELPPSSTLIFYRYCDHENAAYKDPLLAFTVLLPQDAVDPEFSISQVEEMAHSHLHDKYLTSDQPDTFDRMDVDKLSGLWSRISHLILPVNVEEHMEKGGCDWE; from the exons ATGGACTCCAGTCACTCTGTTGAAG GCCTGGATGcaggaaaagatggagagagcaccGAAAAGGAATCACAAGATCATCGATCCTCCACGGAAGTGAAATCAACACCATCAG ATGTGGATTCAGCAGCAGAGGACCTGAGACAGATGGAGTCAGACAGAGCTGAAGAAAATaaagcaggagaaggaggagatgaAGCAAACACGGCAGGAGCCGATGTGGTTGCTTTAAGACCAGACTCAGGTGATCAAGAAGGACTTGCAACAGAAG CTTTACATGACCTTACAGCCACATTTCTGACTTCTCTACCGGAAACGGTAGGTGCAGAAACTGTGCgtgaagatggagaagagaCCCATTCAGTGTCTGCTGGACAAGGAGCAGGAGGTGACATGGTCGTAG TCCTGGATGGAAAGGCGCCGAACACCAATGAGCAGCAGACAAGTgctggagaggatggagagagcacCGAAAAGGAATCACAAGATCATCGATCCTCCACGGCAGTGAAATCAACACCATCAG CAGCAGAGgacctgagacagacagagtcagacagagctgaagaaaataaagcaggagaaggaggagatgaAGCAAACACGGCAGGAGCCGATGTGGCTGCTTTAAGACCAGACTCAGGTGATCAAGAAGGACTTGCAACAGAAG CTTTACATGACCTTACAGCCACATTTCTGACTTCTCTACCGGAAACGGTAGGTGCAGAAACTGTGCgtgaagatggagaagagaCCCATTCAGTGTCTGCTGGACAAGGAGCAGGAGGTGACATGGTCGTAG TCCTGGATGGAAAGGCGCCGAACACCAATGAGCAGCAGACAAGTgctggagaggatggagagagcacCGAAAAGGAATCACAAGATCATCGATCCTCCACGGCAGTGAAATCAACACCATCAG CAGAGgacctgagacagacagagtcagacagagctgaagaaaataaagcaggagaaggaggagatgaAGCAAACACGGCAGGAGCCAATGTGGCTGCTTTAAGACCAGACTCAGGTGATCAAGAAGGACTTGCAACAGAAG CAGATGCAGAAATTCAAAGTGAAGATGcatcagacaaaacaaaaaccaaaacagAGACCCCTCCTGCAGAAGCAGCACCAACAGCAGGATGTGACACTG GTGATACCGGATCGAGAAGCAAAAAGCCTAAGGAACACGAAGGAATAACACAGACAACAGAAGTGGAAGAGACCGAACAGAGAGCTCCTCCAACactcaacaatcaacaatcaacacaacact TACCGGTGGGGCTGGCTATAGGAGCAGTGTTACTCCTGGTGTTCGCTGTGTTTGTTCCATGTCTTTGGCCCGCTCCTGAGCCAGAAAAGCCAAACCTGGACAAAGTAGAAGTGTTCCGGGAGGAGATGGCGAAGGTTGAACGGAGCTTCCGCAATCAGCGGTCAGAGCTGTGGAGGCGCAGCCGTATACACCTCCAGCGCCACCTGAAGTCCGCCAAGCCCAGCGAGCCTGTCAGCCTGATCTTGGTGGGGGGCCGAAAGGCAGAAAGGACCCTGAAGTGCCTGGCTGCACATCTGGCTAAAGCCTTCTCCTCGTCCCTCAATGGATCTGTGCTTCAGGTGGACGGTAGCAGTCTGGCCAACATGGACCACGACCAG GTGAAGCTGGACCTGGACAACCAGCTGAAAGACGCCTTTGAGGGCGACAAGCCGGCTGCCGTCATCCACCGTCTGGAAGAGCTGCCGCCGAGCTCCACGCTCATCTTCTACCGCTACTGCGACCACGAGAACGCCGCCTACAAGGATCCTCTCCTGGCCTTCACCGTGCTCCTGCCGCAGGACGCCGTGGATCCCGAGTTCAGCATCAGCCAAGTGGAAGAGATGGCGCACAGCCACCTCCACGACAAGTACCTGACCTCAGATCAGCCGGACACTTTTGACAGAATGGACGTGGACAAGCTGAGTGGGCTGTGGAGCCGCATATCCCACCTCATACTGCCTGTGAATGTGGAGGAGCACATGGAGAAAGGGGGCTGTGACTGGGAGTGA
- the LOC134101909 gene encoding torsin-1A-interacting protein 2-like isoform X1 translates to MDSSHSVEGLDAGKDGESTEKESQDHRSSTEVKSTPSDVDSAAEDLRQMESDRAEENKAGEGGDEANTAGADVVALRPDSGDQEGLATEALHDLTATFLTSLPETVGAETVREDGEETHSVSAGQGAGGDMVVVLDGKAPNTNEQQTSAGEDGESTEKESQDHRSSTAVKSTPSAAEDLRQTESDRAEENKAGEGGDEANTAGADVAALRPDSGDQEGLATEALHDLTATFLTSLPETVGAETVREDGEETHSVSAGQGAGGDMVVVLDGKAPNTNEQQTSAGEDGESTEKESQDHRSSTAVKSTPSAAEDLRQTESDRAEENKAGEGGDEANTAGANVAALRPDSGDQEGLATEADAEIQSEDASDKTKTKTETPPAEAAPTAGCDTGDTGSRSKKPKEHEGITQTTEVEETEQRAPPTLNNQQSTQHLPVGLAIGAVLLLVFAVFVPCLWPAPEPEKPNLDKVEVFREEMAKVERSFRNQRSELWRRSRIHLQRHLKSAKPSEPVSLILVGGRKAERTLKCLAAHLAKAFSSSLNGSVLQVDGSSLANMDHDQVKLDLDNQLKDAFEGDKPAAVIHRLEELPPSSTLIFYRYCDHENAAYKDPLLAFTVLLPQDAVDPEFSISQVEEMAHSHLHDKYLTSDQPDTFDRMDVDKLSGLWSRISHLILPVNVEEHMEKGGCDWE, encoded by the exons ATGGACTCCAGTCACTCTGTTGAAG GCCTGGATGcaggaaaagatggagagagcaccGAAAAGGAATCACAAGATCATCGATCCTCCACGGAAGTGAAATCAACACCATCAG ATGTGGATTCAGCAGCAGAGGACCTGAGACAGATGGAGTCAGACAGAGCTGAAGAAAATaaagcaggagaaggaggagatgaAGCAAACACGGCAGGAGCCGATGTGGTTGCTTTAAGACCAGACTCAGGTGATCAAGAAGGACTTGCAACAGAAG CTTTACATGACCTTACAGCCACATTTCTGACTTCTCTACCGGAAACGGTAGGTGCAGAAACTGTGCgtgaagatggagaagagaCCCATTCAGTGTCTGCTGGACAAGGAGCAGGAGGTGACATGGTCGTAG TCCTGGATGGAAAGGCGCCGAACACCAATGAGCAGCAGACAAGTgctggagaggatggagagagcacCGAAAAGGAATCACAAGATCATCGATCCTCCACGGCAGTGAAATCAACACCATCAG CAGCAGAGgacctgagacagacagagtcagacagagctgaagaaaataaagcaggagaaggaggagatgaAGCAAACACGGCAGGAGCCGATGTGGCTGCTTTAAGACCAGACTCAGGTGATCAAGAAGGACTTGCAACAGAAG CTTTACATGACCTTACAGCCACATTTCTGACTTCTCTACCGGAAACGGTAGGTGCAGAAACTGTGCgtgaagatggagaagagaCCCATTCAGTGTCTGCTGGACAAGGAGCAGGAGGTGACATGGTCGTAG TCCTGGATGGAAAGGCGCCGAACACCAATGAGCAGCAGACAAGTgctggagaggatggagagagcacCGAAAAGGAATCACAAGATCATCGATCCTCCACGGCAGTGAAATCAACACCATCAG CAGCAGAGgacctgagacagacagagtcagacagagctgaagaaaataaagcaggagaaggaggagatgaAGCAAACACGGCAGGAGCCAATGTGGCTGCTTTAAGACCAGACTCAGGTGATCAAGAAGGACTTGCAACAGAAG CAGATGCAGAAATTCAAAGTGAAGATGcatcagacaaaacaaaaaccaaaacagAGACCCCTCCTGCAGAAGCAGCACCAACAGCAGGATGTGACACTG GTGATACCGGATCGAGAAGCAAAAAGCCTAAGGAACACGAAGGAATAACACAGACAACAGAAGTGGAAGAGACCGAACAGAGAGCTCCTCCAACactcaacaatcaacaatcaacacaacact TACCGGTGGGGCTGGCTATAGGAGCAGTGTTACTCCTGGTGTTCGCTGTGTTTGTTCCATGTCTTTGGCCCGCTCCTGAGCCAGAAAAGCCAAACCTGGACAAAGTAGAAGTGTTCCGGGAGGAGATGGCGAAGGTTGAACGGAGCTTCCGCAATCAGCGGTCAGAGCTGTGGAGGCGCAGCCGTATACACCTCCAGCGCCACCTGAAGTCCGCCAAGCCCAGCGAGCCTGTCAGCCTGATCTTGGTGGGGGGCCGAAAGGCAGAAAGGACCCTGAAGTGCCTGGCTGCACATCTGGCTAAAGCCTTCTCCTCGTCCCTCAATGGATCTGTGCTTCAGGTGGACGGTAGCAGTCTGGCCAACATGGACCACGACCAG GTGAAGCTGGACCTGGACAACCAGCTGAAAGACGCCTTTGAGGGCGACAAGCCGGCTGCCGTCATCCACCGTCTGGAAGAGCTGCCGCCGAGCTCCACGCTCATCTTCTACCGCTACTGCGACCACGAGAACGCCGCCTACAAGGATCCTCTCCTGGCCTTCACCGTGCTCCTGCCGCAGGACGCCGTGGATCCCGAGTTCAGCATCAGCCAAGTGGAAGAGATGGCGCACAGCCACCTCCACGACAAGTACCTGACCTCAGATCAGCCGGACACTTTTGACAGAATGGACGTGGACAAGCTGAGTGGGCTGTGGAGCCGCATATCCCACCTCATACTGCCTGTGAATGTGGAGGAGCACATGGAGAAAGGGGGCTGTGACTGGGAGTGA
- the LOC134101909 gene encoding torsin-1A-interacting protein 2-like isoform X2, which translates to MDSSHSVEGLDAGKDGESTEKESQDHRSSTEVKSTPSDVDSAAEDLRQMESDRAEENKAGEGGDEANTAGADVVALRPDSGDQEGLATEALHDLTATFLTSLPETVGAETVREDGEETHSVSAGQGAGGDMVVVLDGKAPNTNEQQTSAGEDGESTEKESQDHRSSTAVKSTPSAEDLRQTESDRAEENKAGEGGDEANTAGADVAALRPDSGDQEGLATEALHDLTATFLTSLPETVGAETVREDGEETHSVSAGQGAGGDMVVVLDGKAPNTNEQQTSAGEDGESTEKESQDHRSSTAVKSTPSAAEDLRQTESDRAEENKAGEGGDEANTAGANVAALRPDSGDQEGLATEADAEIQSEDASDKTKTKTETPPAEAAPTAGCDTGDTGSRSKKPKEHEGITQTTEVEETEQRAPPTLNNQQSTQHLPVGLAIGAVLLLVFAVFVPCLWPAPEPEKPNLDKVEVFREEMAKVERSFRNQRSELWRRSRIHLQRHLKSAKPSEPVSLILVGGRKAERTLKCLAAHLAKAFSSSLNGSVLQVDGSSLANMDHDQVKLDLDNQLKDAFEGDKPAAVIHRLEELPPSSTLIFYRYCDHENAAYKDPLLAFTVLLPQDAVDPEFSISQVEEMAHSHLHDKYLTSDQPDTFDRMDVDKLSGLWSRISHLILPVNVEEHMEKGGCDWE; encoded by the exons ATGGACTCCAGTCACTCTGTTGAAG GCCTGGATGcaggaaaagatggagagagcaccGAAAAGGAATCACAAGATCATCGATCCTCCACGGAAGTGAAATCAACACCATCAG ATGTGGATTCAGCAGCAGAGGACCTGAGACAGATGGAGTCAGACAGAGCTGAAGAAAATaaagcaggagaaggaggagatgaAGCAAACACGGCAGGAGCCGATGTGGTTGCTTTAAGACCAGACTCAGGTGATCAAGAAGGACTTGCAACAGAAG CTTTACATGACCTTACAGCCACATTTCTGACTTCTCTACCGGAAACGGTAGGTGCAGAAACTGTGCgtgaagatggagaagagaCCCATTCAGTGTCTGCTGGACAAGGAGCAGGAGGTGACATGGTCGTAG TCCTGGATGGAAAGGCGCCGAACACCAATGAGCAGCAGACAAGTgctggagaggatggagagagcacCGAAAAGGAATCACAAGATCATCGATCCTCCACGGCAGTGAAATCAACACCATCAG CAGAGgacctgagacagacagagtcagacagagctgaagaaaataaagcaggagaaggaggagatgaAGCAAACACGGCAGGAGCCGATGTGGCTGCTTTAAGACCAGACTCAGGTGATCAAGAAGGACTTGCAACAGAAG CTTTACATGACCTTACAGCCACATTTCTGACTTCTCTACCGGAAACGGTAGGTGCAGAAACTGTGCgtgaagatggagaagagaCCCATTCAGTGTCTGCTGGACAAGGAGCAGGAGGTGACATGGTCGTAG TCCTGGATGGAAAGGCGCCGAACACCAATGAGCAGCAGACAAGTgctggagaggatggagagagcacCGAAAAGGAATCACAAGATCATCGATCCTCCACGGCAGTGAAATCAACACCATCAG CAGCAGAGgacctgagacagacagagtcagacagagctgaagaaaataaagcaggagaaggaggagatgaAGCAAACACGGCAGGAGCCAATGTGGCTGCTTTAAGACCAGACTCAGGTGATCAAGAAGGACTTGCAACAGAAG CAGATGCAGAAATTCAAAGTGAAGATGcatcagacaaaacaaaaaccaaaacagAGACCCCTCCTGCAGAAGCAGCACCAACAGCAGGATGTGACACTG GTGATACCGGATCGAGAAGCAAAAAGCCTAAGGAACACGAAGGAATAACACAGACAACAGAAGTGGAAGAGACCGAACAGAGAGCTCCTCCAACactcaacaatcaacaatcaacacaacact TACCGGTGGGGCTGGCTATAGGAGCAGTGTTACTCCTGGTGTTCGCTGTGTTTGTTCCATGTCTTTGGCCCGCTCCTGAGCCAGAAAAGCCAAACCTGGACAAAGTAGAAGTGTTCCGGGAGGAGATGGCGAAGGTTGAACGGAGCTTCCGCAATCAGCGGTCAGAGCTGTGGAGGCGCAGCCGTATACACCTCCAGCGCCACCTGAAGTCCGCCAAGCCCAGCGAGCCTGTCAGCCTGATCTTGGTGGGGGGCCGAAAGGCAGAAAGGACCCTGAAGTGCCTGGCTGCACATCTGGCTAAAGCCTTCTCCTCGTCCCTCAATGGATCTGTGCTTCAGGTGGACGGTAGCAGTCTGGCCAACATGGACCACGACCAG GTGAAGCTGGACCTGGACAACCAGCTGAAAGACGCCTTTGAGGGCGACAAGCCGGCTGCCGTCATCCACCGTCTGGAAGAGCTGCCGCCGAGCTCCACGCTCATCTTCTACCGCTACTGCGACCACGAGAACGCCGCCTACAAGGATCCTCTCCTGGCCTTCACCGTGCTCCTGCCGCAGGACGCCGTGGATCCCGAGTTCAGCATCAGCCAAGTGGAAGAGATGGCGCACAGCCACCTCCACGACAAGTACCTGACCTCAGATCAGCCGGACACTTTTGACAGAATGGACGTGGACAAGCTGAGTGGGCTGTGGAGCCGCATATCCCACCTCATACTGCCTGTGAATGTGGAGGAGCACATGGAGAAAGGGGGCTGTGACTGGGAGTGA
- the LOC134101909 gene encoding torsin-1A-interacting protein 2-like isoform X8, with translation MDSSHSVEGLDAGKDGESTEKESQDHRSSTEVKSTPSDVDSAAEDLRQMESDRAEENKAGEGGDEANTAGADVVALRPDSGDQEGLATEALHDLTATFLTSLPETVGAETVREDGEETHSVSAGQGAGGDMVVVLDGKAPNTNEQQTSAGEDGESTEKESQDHRSSTAVKSTPSAAEDLRQTESDRAEENKAGEGGDEANTAGADVAALRPDSALHDLTATFLTSLPETVGAETVREDGEETHSVSAGQGAGGDMVVVLDGKAPNTNEQQTSAGEDGESTEKESQDHRSSTAVKSTPSAAEDLRQTESDRAEENKAGEGGDEANTAGANVAALRPDSGDQEGLATEADAEIQSEDASDKTKTKTETPPAEAAPTAGCDTGDTGSRSKKPKEHEGITQTTEVEETEQRAPPTLNNQQSTQHLPVGLAIGAVLLLVFAVFVPCLWPAPEPEKPNLDKVEVFREEMAKVERSFRNQRSELWRRSRIHLQRHLKSAKPSEPVSLILVGGRKAERTLKCLAAHLAKAFSSSLNGSVLQVDGSSLANMDHDQVKLDLDNQLKDAFEGDKPAAVIHRLEELPPSSTLIFYRYCDHENAAYKDPLLAFTVLLPQDAVDPEFSISQVEEMAHSHLHDKYLTSDQPDTFDRMDVDKLSGLWSRISHLILPVNVEEHMEKGGCDWE, from the exons ATGGACTCCAGTCACTCTGTTGAAG GCCTGGATGcaggaaaagatggagagagcaccGAAAAGGAATCACAAGATCATCGATCCTCCACGGAAGTGAAATCAACACCATCAG ATGTGGATTCAGCAGCAGAGGACCTGAGACAGATGGAGTCAGACAGAGCTGAAGAAAATaaagcaggagaaggaggagatgaAGCAAACACGGCAGGAGCCGATGTGGTTGCTTTAAGACCAGACTCAGGTGATCAAGAAGGACTTGCAACAGAAG CTTTACATGACCTTACAGCCACATTTCTGACTTCTCTACCGGAAACGGTAGGTGCAGAAACTGTGCgtgaagatggagaagagaCCCATTCAGTGTCTGCTGGACAAGGAGCAGGAGGTGACATGGTCGTAG TCCTGGATGGAAAGGCGCCGAACACCAATGAGCAGCAGACAAGTgctggagaggatggagagagcacCGAAAAGGAATCACAAGATCATCGATCCTCCACGGCAGTGAAATCAACACCATCAG CAGCAGAGgacctgagacagacagagtcagacagagctgaagaaaataaagcaggagaaggaggagatgaAGCAAACACGGCAGGAGCCGATGTGGCTGCTTTAAGACCAGACTCAG CTTTACATGACCTTACAGCCACATTTCTGACTTCTCTACCGGAAACGGTAGGTGCAGAAACTGTGCgtgaagatggagaagagaCCCATTCAGTGTCTGCTGGACAAGGAGCAGGAGGTGACATGGTCGTAG TCCTGGATGGAAAGGCGCCGAACACCAATGAGCAGCAGACAAGTgctggagaggatggagagagcacCGAAAAGGAATCACAAGATCATCGATCCTCCACGGCAGTGAAATCAACACCATCAG CAGCAGAGgacctgagacagacagagtcagacagagctgaagaaaataaagcaggagaaggaggagatgaAGCAAACACGGCAGGAGCCAATGTGGCTGCTTTAAGACCAGACTCAGGTGATCAAGAAGGACTTGCAACAGAAG CAGATGCAGAAATTCAAAGTGAAGATGcatcagacaaaacaaaaaccaaaacagAGACCCCTCCTGCAGAAGCAGCACCAACAGCAGGATGTGACACTG GTGATACCGGATCGAGAAGCAAAAAGCCTAAGGAACACGAAGGAATAACACAGACAACAGAAGTGGAAGAGACCGAACAGAGAGCTCCTCCAACactcaacaatcaacaatcaacacaacact TACCGGTGGGGCTGGCTATAGGAGCAGTGTTACTCCTGGTGTTCGCTGTGTTTGTTCCATGTCTTTGGCCCGCTCCTGAGCCAGAAAAGCCAAACCTGGACAAAGTAGAAGTGTTCCGGGAGGAGATGGCGAAGGTTGAACGGAGCTTCCGCAATCAGCGGTCAGAGCTGTGGAGGCGCAGCCGTATACACCTCCAGCGCCACCTGAAGTCCGCCAAGCCCAGCGAGCCTGTCAGCCTGATCTTGGTGGGGGGCCGAAAGGCAGAAAGGACCCTGAAGTGCCTGGCTGCACATCTGGCTAAAGCCTTCTCCTCGTCCCTCAATGGATCTGTGCTTCAGGTGGACGGTAGCAGTCTGGCCAACATGGACCACGACCAG GTGAAGCTGGACCTGGACAACCAGCTGAAAGACGCCTTTGAGGGCGACAAGCCGGCTGCCGTCATCCACCGTCTGGAAGAGCTGCCGCCGAGCTCCACGCTCATCTTCTACCGCTACTGCGACCACGAGAACGCCGCCTACAAGGATCCTCTCCTGGCCTTCACCGTGCTCCTGCCGCAGGACGCCGTGGATCCCGAGTTCAGCATCAGCCAAGTGGAAGAGATGGCGCACAGCCACCTCCACGACAAGTACCTGACCTCAGATCAGCCGGACACTTTTGACAGAATGGACGTGGACAAGCTGAGTGGGCTGTGGAGCCGCATATCCCACCTCATACTGCCTGTGAATGTGGAGGAGCACATGGAGAAAGGGGGCTGTGACTGGGAGTGA